The genomic interval TATCGGATCGACCATGATGGGGAAGCTATCGTCTTCACCGGATCGACGGAACAGGCGGATGACATTGCAGCAAAACTTGCAGGGGGTGGGCTCAGAGTGGCCGTGCAGTAGTCCAACCTTACTCTTACTTATGCTTGGAGATCCTCTTGACCGATTTCTTGGTTGGGCTTGTTGGCGCCTTTGTGGCAACCGGCTTAGAAGCCTCACCCGATTTCTTCACAGCCTTTGACGCGCTTGATTTATCCTTTTTCTCCGACGCCTTGGACTTGCTGCTCTGCGAATGCTTCACGGGAGTCATGTACGCGGAGGTGCGGTTGACCTTCACCAATTGGTCTCCGCTGAGCACGCGGACTTGATACAGCTCAAACAGCTTGCTGACGGCTTTCGTGTCGCCTCGTCTTGCCGCATTCAAGAGCTTGCGGCGTTGATTCATCTCTTCTTCTTCGGTATGCGAAGCAGCTCGTCGTTCCATGCCCATCCTTCCTCAACACAGGCTGACCAACTGATCGGGGCTGCTGTGGTCTAATACCTAACCCCAGCCAGCCTGAAAAATTTGCCGAAGTATATCATAATTATGACGTTTTGGGGAATACCGAATATTGTGCCACCGTGGGAAGCATCACTCCATAGCTCTCATAACAGAAAGAGGCCGCAGGGTCGTGCATTTCACTCTTGAGTGGCATGACAAAGCACCGGTATAAGTATAGACGTCTCATATTTTTTCTAAGAGGAGATCCATGATGGAACATACACCAGCATCTTCGACAGTCGCCGATGACCCTCAAGCGCGCGATCTCCTACGCAAAGCGTTCGAAAAGACCGCTCGATGGCCAAAAGATTTTACGGGATTTACGGCTGACCTCACCGTGAATGTGAACGGAAAAGAAACCAGCGGCCCCGTCATCGTCAAGGGCCCCCGCGAAGTATCCGTTCAACTAGGCGATGGCGACATCCAAAAATGGGTGCAAGAGCAACTGGGCATGATCGCAGTCCATCGTGGACCACGGAGCTTTGAGGAATCTGATGGGAAATACTCGCTCACGATGGAGGAAGACGGTCACCCGTTCGGCACCAAGCTGAACATCCATGGCTCCAATTCCTTCTACCGGGTCAAGGACAACCGCATCACCCAGATCAACCGCAAGATGGCCCATCCTGGCATGAACCCCTTCGCCTTTACGATCAACGTTGAGGAGAGCGCGATCACACAGGACCAGAAGAATCTCACGACCAAGTACACGGTCTATTACTATTCGCCAACCGACGGAAAACTGACCAACGTAGAAAGCTTCACCGACACCCATCTCCGCGTCGGCTCCTCAGACCTTCCTGCGACCAGGCGGATCATCACCTACGAAGAGGGCCAGGTCGTCGTGAAGAACCTGACCTTCACAAATCACAAGTTGCTCTAGCGATGGACTTACGCAAAGACTTTCCGCGCAGCATGAAATTCAAACTGGCAGGCTATGCCCACCTCGCCCGCATGATCGACAAATGCCGGGCGGTGCTTGCCGGGACAGAGGGGGAATATATGTACCCTTGTCCCATGGACGAACGGCTGATGGAGTTCGCGGGAATTACCAGCGAGCAGTTCACAGCTACCGTGAAGGCTAATTCGACCGATGAAGGAGTCGTCACGTGGCTTGGGAAAACGGCACAATCACATCAGCCGGCTGAATTGGAAGAATGGAATCAGCAGCTGTTGGCACGCGGAGCAAGTTCTCCGGAAAGTGCGGCCCGATTCAACAAATACCTGGCCGCCATCGATCCCTCACGCACCGACCTCACTGCCTGGTCGGATGTACAAGATTTGGAAGAAGGGAGAGTCGTGCCGAGACGAGAGCCCGCACATCAGTCTCAGTAAGTGAGCGCCGGGTATTTGCCGAGATACGTGGGGTGCTCCGCCTGCGCGACCATGAAATGCGCCACATCAGCGCGGGAAATAGCCCCCACCCGCATGCCTTCCACAAGGCTGTCCAACACGCGATAGTGGCCCGTCATCGTTCCGTTGGTTAGCCGACCCGGGCGCACAATTTCCCACCGGGGATATCCACCGGCTACCAGCTGCTCCTGTTCATTCTTATCCGCATAGACTGCCTTGAGGAGCAGTGTGAAGAGGAGCTTCACAGGGAAAGAGTTGTAGCCCCAGCTGTCGCCGGCGCCGAAACCAGTGAGCACGATGAGTGTTGGAGAGGAGCCCATCTCGCGAATCGTTTGCAGCAGGATGCGCGCAGAGTCGGAGAACAGCGTCGTGGCGAAGGGGCTCTTCACGCCGAGCGTCACAAGGACAGCATCAGCCCCCTCCACTGCGGCTTTTACATCGTTTGGGTTGGTCGCACTCCCCTGTACCCTTCTTAATTTAGCCTGATCGGGACGCGGAACCGTCCGGCGCGATAAGGTGGTCACATCATGCCCGTGCTCCAGCGCAAGACGTGTGGTCTCAAGCCCAATGCCAGCCGAAGCTCCAATGATAGCGATCTTCATGTTCCCTTTGTTTGTTGTCAGTGGCTCAACGATGTCTAACTGGACCTGCGTGGGTTGCGAGGACTTACGTTACAACGCATTCTCAGCCAGTTCGGAGGCTCTGGTCAAGCGCTGCTAGATCCCCACTCCTCAACCATTCCAGATCATAACTGCGGACTGAGCACCTCCCGCCACACAGCAGCGAGGTCGTGGAGCGCTTTGCTTCCATCACCGACGTAGACCGAGCCGTGCATGGTGGCCAGCCGCTTGGGTTGCAACATCGCCAATCGGTGCAGCGTCGCATCCGTCAACGAACAGTAGGGCACGTAATGCGCCAACGGGCCTTGCTGATAGTCCACCAGCGTCTTACGACAGCGTTCGATCACGTCCGATTCCGTCATCGGTTCGACGTCCCCGTCTTGATGGAAAAGATCCGAGCACAGGAGCGTCTGTTCTGTCTCCTCGAACAGCAGGCCAGCTTCCCAGCAATGGGGCACATGCGGGGTCGCCAGAAAGCGGAAGCGGTATCTCCCCGTCTCCAACACCTCGCCGTCGACCATCCCCTTGGCGGGACGAAGCGCCAGACAATCATCGACGCTCACCATCTTACCCACCAGACTGCACACCACATCCGAGTGCGGAGCCAGTTGCTGCCACTCAGGCACGGTTGCACATTCGTCGGACTCAAAATGGCTGAACCCGATCCAGCGCAAGGTCTGTGGATCGATGAGCGACGCCACGGCAGCTTTAACCTCGGGAAACAGAGCACGCGGACCAGTATGGAACAGCAGCGGCTGATCGTCGCGCAGCAAGAACTGACTGAACTGAATATTGAACGGTTCAACGAAGGTCGTAATCTGAAAGAGGTCAGGAGCAATCTCGGTAATCTTCGCCATAGCACCTCCTCAAGGCTGGAGCCGTGCGATCATACGCACCGCCAGAGCGCGGTGCAATACGGAAAGATCATGTCAGGATGGCGACAAAAGAGCCGTAGCTATGGACTCACTGAGATCTTGCCGAGAAGCAATTGCAAAATGTCGCGTAGGCAGGCTAACGAGAAAACGGATATACAGCGAAGACTCCCCGCCCTTTGTTTTTGCGCCACGTCGGATGCAATGAAAGGCTAGGTCGTATCGTCTGAATACCACCTGTCGAGCAACAA from Nitrospira sp. carries:
- a CDS encoding MBL fold metallo-hydrolase, which translates into the protein MAKITEIAPDLFQITTFVEPFNIQFSQFLLRDDQPLLFHTGPRALFPEVKAAVASLIDPQTLRWIGFSHFESDECATVPEWQQLAPHSDVVCSLVGKMVSVDDCLALRPAKGMVDGEVLETGRYRFRFLATPHVPHCWEAGLLFEETEQTLLCSDLFHQDGDVEPMTESDVIERCRKTLVDYQQGPLAHYVPYCSLTDATLHRLAMLQPKRLATMHGSVYVGDGSKALHDLAAVWREVLSPQL
- a CDS encoding NAD(P)-dependent oxidoreductase, whose translation is MKIAIIGASAGIGLETTRLALEHGHDVTTLSRRTVPRPDQAKLRRVQGSATNPNDVKAAVEGADAVLVTLGVKSPFATTLFSDSARILLQTIREMGSSPTLIVLTGFGAGDSWGYNSFPVKLLFTLLLKAVYADKNEQEQLVAGGYPRWEIVRPGRLTNGTMTGHYRVLDSLVEGMRVGAISRADVAHFMVAQAEHPTYLGKYPALTY
- a CDS encoding DUF3386 family protein, translated to MEHTPASSTVADDPQARDLLRKAFEKTARWPKDFTGFTADLTVNVNGKETSGPVIVKGPREVSVQLGDGDIQKWVQEQLGMIAVHRGPRSFEESDGKYSLTMEEDGHPFGTKLNIHGSNSFYRVKDNRITQINRKMAHPGMNPFAFTINVEESAITQDQKNLTTKYTVYYYSPTDGKLTNVESFTDTHLRVGSSDLPATRRIITYEEGQVVVKNLTFTNHKLL
- a CDS encoding DUF5069 domain-containing protein; protein product: MDLRKDFPRSMKFKLAGYAHLARMIDKCRAVLAGTEGEYMYPCPMDERLMEFAGITSEQFTATVKANSTDEGVVTWLGKTAQSHQPAELEEWNQQLLARGASSPESAARFNKYLAAIDPSRTDLTAWSDVQDLEEGRVVPRREPAHQSQ